In a genomic window of Thiosocius teredinicola:
- the selD gene encoding selenide, water dikinase SelD translates to MQSPATPIVHDLVLVGGGHAHVAVLRRFGMQPMPGIRLTLITRDIHTPYSGMLPGYIAGHYDYDDCHIDLAPLARFAGARLIHATVDRLDLERKLVFAGDRPGIRYDVLSINIGSRPQTIGVESAQDHTLPVKPIDRWLAAWTRLQERVATSDGPFRIAIVGGGAGGVELALATQYRLTRMLERQGDDPGRLQFMLITAADEVLDTHSAGVRRRFRRVLEQRGVGVYTGRRVSRVSDTCLADDSGTEYPADAVMWVTDAAAAAWPGEAGLATDEHGFIRLNSHLQSLSHPEVFAAGDIAAMIDPRPKSGVFAVRQGPVLTENLRRYIAGDPLKVYHPQRDFLGLISTGDRYAVASRGRWSLEGKWLWTLKDGIDRRFMQRFTELPAMPALDVSVKLGGVADQQAIETLSAAAMRCGGCGAKVGSDTLARVIEQLPPQPTAAVEIGLDAPDDAVVFRVPEGKALVQSVDYFRAFIDDAFVFGQIATNHALGDVFAMGAEPHSVLAIATVPYAAEAVVEDTLANLLAGTLEMLAHTGAVLAGGHSGEGSELAFGLAVNGLVDPDAVLRKGGLQPGNALILTKPVGTGTLLAADMRGRAKGRWIQAAIDNMLLSNQAAAQCLRRYAVTACTDVTGFGVAGHLVEMLTASNVAARLHIDRLPVLGGAAETVAAGIFSSLQPQNIRLRRAVADVEQASRNPKYPLLFDPQTAGGLLAGVPADKADDCVAALHELGYASACVIGEVKPMVAGCQTIEID, encoded by the coding sequence ATGCAGTCTCCCGCAACACCCATCGTTCACGACCTTGTGTTGGTTGGCGGAGGTCATGCGCACGTCGCGGTCTTGAGGCGCTTCGGCATGCAACCGATGCCGGGCATTCGTCTTACCTTGATTACGCGCGATATCCATACCCCCTACTCGGGCATGCTGCCCGGCTATATCGCCGGACACTACGACTACGACGATTGCCACATCGATCTCGCACCGTTGGCCAGGTTCGCCGGTGCACGCTTGATTCATGCGACGGTCGATCGCCTCGACCTCGAACGCAAGCTGGTGTTTGCCGGTGATCGGCCGGGCATTCGCTACGACGTGCTGTCGATCAATATCGGTTCGCGGCCGCAGACGATCGGTGTCGAAAGTGCGCAAGACCACACCCTGCCGGTCAAGCCGATCGACCGCTGGCTTGCGGCCTGGACGCGATTGCAGGAGAGGGTGGCAACGAGCGATGGGCCGTTTCGTATCGCCATCGTTGGTGGCGGTGCCGGCGGCGTCGAACTGGCGCTGGCGACACAATATCGATTGACGCGCATGCTCGAACGTCAAGGCGACGACCCGGGCCGGCTGCAGTTCATGTTGATCACTGCGGCCGACGAGGTGCTCGATACCCACAGCGCCGGGGTGCGGCGACGCTTCCGGCGAGTGCTCGAGCAGCGCGGCGTCGGTGTGTACACGGGACGGCGTGTCAGCCGGGTCAGCGACACTTGTCTGGCGGACGACAGCGGCACCGAGTATCCGGCCGATGCCGTGATGTGGGTCACCGACGCGGCGGCGGCCGCCTGGCCCGGTGAGGCCGGCTTGGCAACCGATGAACACGGATTCATCCGACTGAATTCGCATCTGCAGTCGCTCAGCCATCCCGAAGTCTTTGCCGCCGGCGATATCGCGGCGATGATCGATCCGCGGCCTAAATCAGGCGTGTTCGCGGTACGCCAGGGCCCGGTGCTGACGGAGAACCTGCGACGCTACATCGCAGGCGATCCGCTGAAGGTGTATCACCCGCAACGCGACTTCCTCGGCCTGATCAGTACCGGAGACCGCTACGCCGTCGCGTCGCGCGGTCGCTGGTCACTCGAAGGCAAGTGGTTGTGGACGCTCAAGGATGGTATCGACCGTCGCTTCATGCAGCGGTTCACCGAACTGCCGGCCATGCCTGCATTGGATGTCTCTGTGAAGTTGGGCGGCGTCGCCGATCAGCAGGCCATCGAAACGTTATCGGCCGCAGCGATGCGTTGCGGCGGTTGTGGGGCCAAGGTCGGCAGCGACACCCTGGCGCGGGTGATCGAACAGCTTCCACCACAGCCGACCGCTGCGGTCGAGATCGGCCTGGATGCCCCGGACGATGCAGTCGTGTTCCGCGTGCCCGAGGGCAAGGCGTTGGTGCAGAGCGTCGACTATTTTCGCGCATTCATCGACGACGCCTTCGTGTTCGGCCAGATCGCGACCAACCATGCCTTGGGGGATGTGTTCGCGATGGGGGCCGAGCCGCACTCGGTATTGGCGATCGCGACCGTGCCCTATGCGGCGGAGGCGGTGGTGGAAGATACCTTGGCCAACCTGCTCGCCGGTACGCTCGAGATGCTGGCACATACCGGGGCGGTGCTGGCCGGCGGCCATTCGGGCGAGGGCAGCGAGCTGGCATTCGGCTTGGCGGTCAACGGCCTGGTCGATCCCGACGCGGTATTGCGCAAGGGCGGGCTGCAGCCGGGAAACGCCCTGATACTGACCAAACCAGTTGGTACCGGCACCCTGTTGGCGGCCGATATGCGAGGGCGCGCCAAGGGGCGCTGGATTCAGGCGGCGATCGACAACATGCTGCTGTCAAACCAGGCGGCAGCACAATGTCTGCGGCGCTACGCCGTCACGGCCTGCACCGACGTGACCGGCTTCGGCGTTGCCGGTCACCTGGTCGAGATGCTGACTGCGTCCAACGTAGCAGCGCGACTGCATATCGATCGCCTGCCGGTGTTGGGCGGCGCGGCAGAAACGGTTGCGGCCGGGATCTTTTCTTCGCTGCAGCCGCAGAATATCCGGCTGCGCAGGGCGGTCGCGGATGTCGAGCAAGCCTCGCGCAATCCGAAATACCCTTTGCTGTTCGATCCGCAAACCGCCGGCGGTCTGCTCGCGGGTGTACCGGCAGACAAGGCCGACGACTGCGTTGCCGCGTTACACGAGCTGGGCTATGCGTCGGCCTGCGTCATTGGCGAGGTCAAGCCGATGGTTGCTGGATGCCAGACGATAGAGATCGATTGA
- the aac(6') gene encoding aminoglycoside 6'-N-acetyltransferase, producing MNHVEITVRRCYSHDEPGWLSLRKMLWPSCPEATHLDEMRAWCANPERFAAFVAESPSGDTFGFAEASIRYDFVNGTETLPVGFLEGIYVSEDARQAGVARRLVARVEDWVKSLGCTEMASDALLDNAVSQAAHRALGFEETERVVFFRKPLD from the coding sequence ATGAACCATGTAGAAATCACCGTCAGACGTTGCTATTCACACGATGAACCGGGCTGGTTATCGCTGCGCAAAATGCTCTGGCCAAGCTGCCCGGAAGCCACCCATCTGGACGAGATGCGGGCATGGTGTGCCAACCCGGAACGCTTCGCGGCGTTTGTCGCCGAATCGCCGTCGGGCGACACCTTCGGCTTTGCCGAGGCGTCGATTCGCTACGACTTCGTCAACGGCACCGAGACCTTGCCCGTCGGTTTTCTCGAGGGGATCTACGTCAGCGAAGATGCCAGACAAGCAGGGGTGGCAAGGCGCCTGGTGGCGCGTGTCGAAGACTGGGTGAAATCGCTGGGGTGTACCGAGATGGCCTCGGATGCGCTGTTGGACAACGCCGTCAGCCAGGCCGCGCACCGCGCATTGGGTTTCGAGGAAACCGAGCGCGTCGTGTTCTTTCGCAAACCGCTGGATTGA
- a CDS encoding c-type cytochrome, translating to MSLRRYLVLAGALLSGIGSPALLLAAPNGQALYEEHCSACHQMEGQGGIGLPLMNAKLSDVSDLYLRKTIRLGRPGRVMPAFQKMSDAQVDAIVKFLRDSSGTVARTFTDEPVVGDAANGEKLYTENCVKCHGEDGSGEGEGTGVTLSRERTFLVMPASISNSGFLASASDQMIKQVIINGRRLSGMPSFGHDRLQESEINDLVAYVRSFEEQERQVEALDEDERPTHVYESPYDFDTTVSNVKAALTGANFRIFPDRYIEQGLVDEFSMNTRQVGVRFCNFNVMYGMLKIEPRLGTVLPCRISILERKDGSVLLVVPNLRVVSRWFNNDELVGLWDRMEETFTEIVDEVTL from the coding sequence ATGAGTTTGCGACGTTACCTGGTCCTTGCGGGCGCCCTGTTGTCGGGGATCGGCAGCCCCGCGTTGCTGCTGGCCGCGCCCAACGGCCAAGCGTTGTATGAAGAACACTGCAGCGCCTGTCATCAGATGGAAGGCCAGGGCGGTATCGGTCTGCCGCTGATGAATGCCAAGCTCTCGGATGTTTCCGACCTGTACCTGCGCAAAACCATCCGTCTGGGGCGCCCCGGCCGCGTGATGCCGGCCTTTCAGAAGATGAGCGACGCACAGGTCGATGCGATCGTGAAATTCCTGCGTGACAGCTCCGGTACGGTGGCGCGCACCTTCACCGACGAACCGGTCGTCGGTGACGCAGCCAATGGCGAAAAGCTCTACACCGAGAACTGCGTGAAATGTCATGGCGAAGATGGCAGCGGTGAAGGCGAGGGTACCGGTGTGACGCTGTCGCGCGAGCGCACGTTCCTCGTCATGCCTGCCTCTATCTCCAACAGCGGATTCCTGGCTTCGGCGTCGGATCAGATGATCAAGCAGGTGATCATCAATGGTCGCCGGCTCTCCGGCATGCCGTCGTTCGGCCATGATCGATTGCAGGAATCCGAGATCAACGACCTGGTCGCCTATGTGCGCTCGTTCGAAGAACAGGAACGTCAGGTCGAGGCGCTCGACGAAGATGAACGTCCGACCCATGTCTACGAGTCGCCGTACGACTTCGATACCACCGTGAGCAACGTCAAGGCTGCATTGACCGGTGCCAACTTCCGCATCTTCCCCGACCGCTACATCGAGCAGGGCCTGGTCGATGAGTTCAGCATGAACACGCGCCAGGTTGGCGTGCGCTTCTGCAACTTCAACGTGATGTACGGCATGTTGAAGATCGAGCCGCGGCTCGGCACCGTGTTGCCCTGTCGAATCAGCATTCTGGAGCGCAAGGACGGCAGCGTTCTGCTCGTCGTGCCGAATCTGCGTGTCGTCTCGCGCTGGTTCAACAACGATGAACTGGTCGGCCTGTGGGACCGCATGGAAGAGACATTCACTGAGATCGTCGACGAGGTGACCCTATGA
- a CDS encoding ubiquinone/menaquinone biosynthesis methyltransferase, which yields MTDNSKNAASFDAADDIFGRMAESYDLLCDLFSLYAHRYWKSSLAKVIAATPGENLLDVAAGTGDIGLRVAKLLDASARTRPNKHIVLGDLCSKMLAVAERKALRNGVECEYRELNAHDLDGVADESVDILSISFAMKICNRDDVLAAAHRVLKPGGRFFCLEAARIPNRLVHSAYLAYMRLCVPLIALWVTKGDRSAYDYLLRGVHDFPDQTQFAREIENAGFRDVTFDNLTFGIVALHSASK from the coding sequence ATGACCGACAACTCCAAGAACGCCGCGTCGTTCGATGCCGCCGACGATATCTTCGGCCGCATGGCGGAATCCTACGATCTGCTATGCGACCTGTTCAGCCTGTACGCCCATCGTTACTGGAAATCATCACTCGCCAAGGTGATCGCCGCCACGCCCGGCGAAAATCTTCTCGACGTGGCAGCGGGTACGGGCGACATCGGACTTCGCGTCGCCAAACTGCTCGACGCTTCCGCCCGCACAAGGCCCAACAAGCACATCGTGCTCGGTGATCTGTGTAGCAAGATGCTCGCAGTGGCCGAGCGCAAAGCCCTGCGCAACGGCGTTGAGTGCGAGTATCGCGAGCTCAATGCCCACGACCTCGACGGAGTCGCCGACGAATCGGTCGACATCCTGTCGATCTCTTTCGCAATGAAGATCTGCAACCGCGACGATGTCCTCGCCGCCGCCCATCGCGTTCTCAAACCCGGCGGCCGATTCTTCTGTCTTGAAGCCGCCCGCATACCCAACCGCCTGGTACACAGCGCCTACCTGGCGTACATGCGCCTGTGCGTGCCGCTCATTGCCCTCTGGGTCACGAAGGGAGATCGCAGCGCCTACGACTACCTGCTACGAGGGGTGCACGACTTCCCCGATCAGACGCAGTTTGCACGCGAGATCGAAAACGCCGGTTTTCGCGACGTAACGTTCGACAATCTCACCTTCGGCATCGTCGCATTGCACAGCGCAAGCAAGTAG
- a CDS encoding HDOD domain-containing protein has translation MNATTATEFLRRIPLLATLPDWQFDLVVEAAQPVEAQEGATLITRGTDDGFTYFLTHGDISLDSADGVVRQIEVTPETRIQPVANLRPRMFGVTALSRVQAVRIPDLVLAAAGFDHPSQEDGEAATADDAGKQQRDEIDSKLGFRLYQDLRANNRVLPTLPDLALAVRKAIDAEESDARKIARLVETDPAMAAKLVKAANSAMYAGSGNAKTCSAAVVRLGMDTTKQLVLTFALKDVFKSRDESSRRQMQALWKHSAEIAALCFVIARESGLVQPEEALLAGLVHDVGIIAILNYAQQYPQLMNDPHLVQQTIKRLRGELGAMILRDWRFSPSAVSAARDAENWSRRHHREADLSDLLIVAQFHERLRYDKVDELPPMQEISAIHRVLGDEASVEKSHELLRAAREHIDEMQSVLSS, from the coding sequence ATGAACGCAACCACAGCCACTGAATTTCTGCGCCGCATCCCGCTGCTGGCCACGCTGCCCGATTGGCAGTTCGATCTGGTGGTCGAGGCCGCCCAGCCGGTCGAGGCACAGGAAGGCGCGACATTGATCACCCGCGGCACAGACGACGGCTTTACCTACTTTCTCACGCACGGTGATATATCGCTCGACTCTGCCGACGGTGTGGTGCGCCAGATCGAGGTGACGCCGGAAACGCGCATCCAACCCGTCGCCAACCTGAGACCGCGGATGTTCGGTGTGACTGCGCTGAGTCGGGTACAAGCGGTGCGCATCCCCGACCTGGTACTCGCCGCCGCCGGTTTCGACCATCCGTCGCAAGAGGATGGGGAAGCCGCGACGGCCGACGACGCCGGCAAGCAACAACGCGATGAGATCGACAGCAAGCTGGGTTTTCGACTCTACCAGGACCTGCGTGCCAACAACCGCGTGCTGCCGACACTGCCCGACCTGGCGTTGGCGGTACGCAAGGCGATCGACGCTGAAGAGAGCGACGCGCGCAAGATCGCCCGCCTGGTCGAGACCGACCCGGCGATGGCTGCGAAATTGGTAAAGGCCGCGAACAGCGCCATGTATGCGGGATCGGGCAATGCCAAGACCTGTTCGGCGGCGGTCGTGCGCCTGGGTATGGATACGACCAAGCAACTGGTACTGACGTTCGCGCTCAAAGACGTTTTCAAGAGCCGCGACGAATCGAGCCGCCGGCAGATGCAGGCCCTATGGAAACACAGCGCCGAGATCGCCGCGCTGTGTTTCGTCATCGCCCGCGAGAGCGGTCTGGTGCAACCGGAAGAGGCGTTGCTGGCGGGGCTGGTGCACGACGTCGGCATCATCGCGATCCTGAACTACGCGCAACAGTATCCGCAGCTGATGAACGATCCGCACCTCGTGCAGCAGACGATCAAGCGTCTGCGCGGCGAACTCGGTGCAATGATCCTGCGTGATTGGCGATTCTCACCGTCTGCCGTGTCGGCCGCGCGCGATGCCGAGAACTGGTCGCGACGCCACCATCGCGAGGCAGACCTCAGCGATCTGTTGATCGTTGCGCAGTTTCATGAACGCCTGCGGTACGACAAGGTGGACGAATTGCCGCCGATGCAGGAGATCTCGGCGATCCATCGCGTGCTCGGTGACGAGGCGTCGGTCGAGAAGAGTCACGAGTTGTTGCGCGCTGCGCGCGAACACATCGATGAGATGCAGAGCGTGCTGAGCAGTTGA
- a CDS encoding MBL fold metallo-hydrolase — translation MEVRIIPVTSFEQNCSLLCCESSGKAALVDPGGDPERIKAAIEESGFTVEKIFVTHGHFDHVGAVKVLARELQVPIEGPQEDDLFLLETLPQWCSQFGFPPGESFVPDRWLKQGDQIAFGDQTLDVHHCPGHTPGHVIFHHRPTRIAIVGDVIFKGSIGRTDFPRGDHPTLLASIRERIWPLGDDVTLLPGHGPTTTIGDERRHNPFVQGGYG, via the coding sequence ATGGAAGTTCGCATCATCCCGGTCACGTCGTTCGAGCAGAATTGCTCCCTGTTGTGTTGTGAGTCGAGCGGCAAGGCCGCCCTGGTAGACCCCGGGGGCGACCCGGAGCGCATCAAGGCCGCGATTGAAGAGAGCGGTTTCACGGTCGAGAAGATCTTCGTGACCCACGGGCACTTCGACCATGTGGGCGCGGTGAAGGTACTGGCGCGCGAACTTCAGGTGCCGATAGAAGGTCCGCAGGAAGACGATCTCTTTCTGCTCGAAACCCTGCCGCAGTGGTGCAGCCAGTTCGGGTTTCCACCGGGCGAGAGTTTCGTGCCCGACCGCTGGTTGAAGCAAGGTGACCAGATTGCCTTCGGTGACCAGACGCTCGATGTGCACCATTGCCCCGGCCACACCCCCGGGCACGTGATCTTTCACCATCGACCGACCAGGATCGCGATCGTTGGCGACGTGATCTTCAAAGGATCGATCGGTCGCACCGATTTCCCAAGGGGCGATCATCCGACCTTGCTGGCATCCATTCGCGAGCGTATCTGGCCGCTGGGTGACGACGTCACGCTGTTGCCCGGTCACGGGCCGACGACCACGATTGGCGACGAGCGCCGCCACAACCCCTTTGTTCAAGGCGGCTACGGCTGA
- a CDS encoding bifunctional diguanylate cyclase/phosphodiesterase, producing MDEQREERPQKTPRFVSLKWKVGIVVSVVLIVVNSLIIYVAYRQSNEQFFQQKRDLLHQQQRTISGLLQRDYDLLTSFASFIPLLGDHSQAASEDERLRAVLDRHSALLGLEWGITSLSFFDSSTRLRYAWASNYDREGHARLARQAAETDAPAGRIDCTQNCVLTLAVPQLEGALRGGVLVLSRSIADGILHFQRLSGSEVAVLVQQPRQADSAGQNRQRYLARWQVAVPALSHPAITYDVLQLLQQRYTFDELTDETVFVQLRNQWFACLLGHDRAAGEGTAFLVVSPISNDLAQLDQANRIIVIAGVFGLIATGAILMLFLWKPMNRIRQLVTALPALGRSKFEALRDALPVRSGNIVADEIDVVVDSVQHLADDLETALEARTEAEQNLVWLADHDPLTNLFNRRRFQEIFDRILALGVRYQRTGALLFLDLDQFKFVNDLSGHQAGDALLLLVSSALRDTVRHSDILARLGGDEFALVLPESGAEEAIYMANKLQHEMKLLDFSSSGRMHKVSCSIGITLFPDHGKNLNDLLANADMAMYQAKEAGGGRWHMYSPDELAKELLASRAKWRERINQALIEDAFELHYQPIYDIREHRVTRYETLVRMRDTKGDLVFPDNFIPVAEQSGQIHEIDRWVIRKAIDRITENTKLSLAVNLSGRVLDDPSLLVWFQRQLQESRIDPSNLIVEITETAAVANVQDAISFMREIKALGCRFALDDFGSGFSSFAYLKQLPVDIVKIDGAFIQNLKSSEEDQLFVKALTDVAKGLGKVTVAEFVEDLDTLILLEAFGVDFAQGYHIGRPSPEMAVVL from the coding sequence ATGGACGAACAACGCGAGGAGCGTCCGCAGAAGACGCCACGTTTTGTCAGCCTGAAGTGGAAAGTGGGCATCGTTGTCAGCGTGGTGCTCATCGTCGTCAATTCGCTGATCATCTACGTCGCCTACCGTCAGTCGAACGAACAGTTCTTTCAGCAGAAGCGTGACCTGCTGCATCAGCAGCAGCGAACCATCTCCGGTTTGCTACAGCGTGACTATGATTTGCTGACCAGCTTCGCCAGCTTTATTCCACTGCTCGGCGATCATTCGCAGGCGGCCAGCGAAGACGAACGCTTGCGTGCCGTTCTCGACCGCCATAGCGCTTTGTTGGGTCTGGAGTGGGGCATCACTTCGCTGTCTTTCTTCGATAGCAGCACGCGGCTGCGTTATGCCTGGGCGAGCAACTATGATCGCGAAGGGCATGCGCGGCTCGCCCGGCAGGCCGCCGAAACAGACGCACCGGCCGGGCGTATCGACTGCACACAAAATTGCGTGCTGACACTTGCCGTACCGCAACTCGAAGGCGCATTGCGCGGCGGTGTGTTGGTGTTGAGCCGTTCGATCGCCGACGGCATCCTGCACTTTCAGCGACTGTCGGGTTCCGAGGTCGCCGTGCTGGTACAGCAGCCAAGGCAGGCCGACTCTGCCGGGCAGAATCGGCAGCGTTATCTTGCACGCTGGCAGGTCGCGGTGCCGGCACTGTCGCACCCGGCCATCACCTACGATGTGCTGCAGTTGCTCCAGCAACGTTATACCTTCGACGAACTGACCGACGAGACGGTGTTTGTCCAGCTCCGCAACCAGTGGTTTGCCTGTCTGCTCGGCCATGACCGGGCGGCCGGCGAGGGCACGGCGTTTCTGGTGGTCAGTCCGATCAGCAACGACCTGGCGCAACTCGATCAGGCCAATCGCATCATCGTGATTGCCGGTGTGTTTGGTCTGATCGCGACCGGTGCGATCCTGATGCTGTTCCTGTGGAAGCCGATGAACCGCATCCGCCAGCTGGTTACCGCATTGCCTGCACTCGGACGAAGCAAGTTCGAAGCGTTGCGCGATGCCTTGCCGGTGCGCAGCGGCAACATCGTCGCCGACGAGATCGATGTGGTGGTGGACTCGGTACAGCATCTTGCCGACGATCTGGAAACCGCGCTCGAGGCGCGTACCGAGGCCGAGCAGAACCTCGTGTGGCTGGCGGATCACGATCCGCTGACCAACCTGTTCAACCGCCGGCGGTTCCAGGAGATCTTCGATCGTATCCTGGCGCTCGGCGTGCGCTATCAGCGCACCGGCGCCTTGCTGTTTCTCGACCTCGACCAGTTCAAGTTCGTCAACGACCTGAGTGGCCACCAAGCCGGTGATGCCTTGTTGTTGCTGGTGTCGAGCGCCCTGCGCGATACGGTACGCCACTCCGACATCCTGGCCCGCCTCGGCGGTGATGAATTCGCCCTGGTGCTGCCGGAAAGCGGCGCCGAAGAAGCGATCTACATGGCGAACAAGTTGCAGCATGAGATGAAGCTGCTCGATTTTTCGTCCAGCGGCCGGATGCACAAAGTGAGCTGCAGTATCGGTATCACCTTGTTTCCCGATCACGGCAAGAACCTGAACGATCTGCTGGCCAACGCCGACATGGCGATGTATCAGGCCAAGGAGGCCGGCGGCGGTCGCTGGCATATGTACTCGCCCGATGAGCTCGCCAAGGAACTGCTGGCGTCGCGGGCGAAGTGGCGTGAACGCATCAACCAAGCTTTGATCGAGGATGCATTCGAACTGCATTACCAGCCGATCTACGATATTCGTGAACATCGGGTCACGCGCTATGAAACGCTGGTGCGCATGCGCGACACCAAGGGCGATCTGGTCTTCCCCGACAACTTCATTCCGGTCGCCGAGCAGTCCGGCCAGATCCACGAGATCGACCGTTGGGTTATTCGCAAAGCCATCGACCGCATCACCGAGAACACCAAGCTGTCGCTGGCGGTCAACCTGTCGGGCCGCGTGCTCGATGATCCTTCGCTGCTGGTCTGGTTCCAGCGACAGCTTCAGGAAAGCCGCATCGATCCATCCAACCTGATCGTCGAAATCACCGAAACCGCAGCGGTGGCCAATGTGCAGGATGCGATTTCGTTCATGCGCGAGATCAAGGCATTGGGCTGCCGTTTCGCGCTCGATGATTTCGGCAGCGGTTTCTCCTCGTTTGCCTATCTGAAGCAGCTGCCGGTCGACATCGTCAAGATCGATGGCGCCTTCATTCAGAACCTCAAGAGCAGTGAAGAAGACCAGCTGTTCGTCAAGGCGTTGACCGATGTGGCGAAGGGGCTGGGCAAGGTGACGGTGGCCGAGTTTGTCGAAGATCTCGATACCTTGATCCTGCTCGAGGCATTCGGTGTCGATTTCGCCCAGGGTTACCACATAGGCCGGCCGTCGCCTGAGATGGCTGTCGTGCTGTGA
- a CDS encoding amidohydrolase family protein, whose amino-acid sequence MSPVALLAAPPLADIHLHWKWNQKEVTSPQAAIGILRQENVGLAVVTGTPPELALELHELAPETVVPIYGLYRIPGEWSTWHHDDGLLRRVRKALASGEYRGIGEVHMIGGFISHWKNPVIAGLFELAAEFDVPVLIHTEFSRANYTLAMCQAFPNTRFLWAHAGSMLSPAEVERVLDGCPNVQAELSARDPWRHRGNPIVDEQGELKAEWRALIVQHADRFMVGSDPVWPVEQLNPWDEPDTGWQELHRFLSFHRNWLDTLPADKAKAIRWDNAQRFFRQTTALGRR is encoded by the coding sequence TTGTCTCCCGTTGCACTATTGGCGGCCCCACCGCTGGCTGATATACACCTGCACTGGAAGTGGAATCAGAAAGAAGTCACTTCTCCGCAAGCGGCGATCGGCATTCTGCGACAGGAGAACGTCGGGCTGGCAGTGGTTACCGGCACACCGCCTGAACTCGCGCTCGAACTGCATGAACTCGCCCCGGAAACGGTGGTGCCGATCTACGGCCTGTACCGTATCCCGGGCGAATGGTCGACTTGGCACCACGACGACGGACTGTTGCGCCGCGTGCGCAAAGCGCTGGCGTCGGGCGAGTATCGCGGCATCGGCGAGGTGCACATGATCGGTGGCTTTATCAGCCACTGGAAGAACCCGGTGATTGCCGGTCTGTTCGAACTCGCCGCCGAGTTCGATGTGCCGGTGCTGATTCACACCGAATTCTCACGCGCCAACTACACGCTGGCGATGTGCCAGGCGTTCCCGAACACACGCTTTCTGTGGGCGCATGCCGGTTCCATGCTGAGCCCGGCAGAAGTCGAACGTGTCCTCGACGGTTGTCCGAACGTGCAGGCCGAGCTTTCGGCCCGTGACCCCTGGAGACATCGCGGCAATCCGATCGTCGATGAACAAGGCGAGTTGAAAGCGGAATGGCGTGCCTTGATTGTGCAACACGCCGATCGATTCATGGTAGGTTCCGATCCGGTCTGGCCGGTCGAACAACTCAACCCCTGGGATGAACCGGACACGGGTTGGCAGGAACTGCACAGATTCCTGTCGTTTCATCGCAACTGGCTCGACACATTACCCGCCGATAAGGCGAAGGCGATCCGTTGGGACAATGCTCAGCGATTCTTTCGACAAACCACGGCGCTGGGTCGCCGGTAG
- a CDS encoding DUF302 domain-containing protein — protein MIRRLSFVCLLLGALFIPAIAQADNMLMGRMPLRAEIVLEYLKESIEEHGYTIAHLQLCDGGMKDFGYKSDFYRVVFFGKADEVRHLTEKYPEIVSYLPLKMAVIAEKDETLLAIMNPEALAPYFPGQEMQIQLGRWHSDLVSIFDEVRRETAQHKPIGQ, from the coding sequence ATGATCCGTCGCCTGAGTTTCGTTTGCTTATTGCTTGGCGCATTGTTCATTCCTGCGATTGCGCAGGCGGACAATATGCTGATGGGTCGGATGCCGCTACGTGCCGAGATCGTTCTTGAATACCTCAAAGAGAGTATCGAGGAACACGGCTACACGATCGCGCATCTGCAACTGTGCGACGGCGGCATGAAAGATTTCGGCTACAAGTCGGACTTCTATCGCGTCGTGTTTTTCGGTAAGGCCGATGAGGTGCGACACCTCACTGAGAAATACCCGGAAATCGTGTCGTACCTGCCGTTGAAGATGGCGGTGATCGCCGAAAAAGATGAAACACTGCTGGCGATCATGAACCCGGAGGCGCTCGCGCCTTACTTCCCCGGTCAGGAGATGCAGATCCAATTGGGTCGTTGGCACAGCGATCTCGTCAGTATCTTCGACGAAGTCCGTCGCGAGACCGCCCAGCACAAACCGATCGGCCAATAG